The sequence CAACTGCTGTTGTGGAACTATTCTCTTCTACTGGGGAACGATATCGGGCTTTGTCTCCTCGATAAAATCGCTCAAAAACGTGGGGTAAATCTACTTCTGCAAAACCGACACCGGAGTCAATGATATTGATTTCCAAGTATTGAAGACCAATTTTACTCTGACGATTGTTTTCGGCTGAGAGAATTTTCGCCTCCACCCGAACGGTTGCACCAGGGGGGCTGTATTTGATACTGTTATCTAACAAGTTGAGAAATACTTGATAAATGCGAGAACGATCAGCCTTCATCCAGAGATTTTCGGCTCCAGAATAAGTTAAAGTCAGATGCAGCCGCTGTGCTAACGGTTCTAAAGTTTCCCAAACAGACGCAACTAGCGATCGCACTTCCACCGCTTCTGGATGCAATTGCATGGTAGGATTAATTTCCATTTGGGTCAGTTCCAACCAGCTTTGTACCAAGTTTATCAGTCGGTCAACTTCTTGCATCAAGCGGTTGACCCAGCGATTTAACGGCGGTTCTAAACGGTTTTGTAAAGTTTCCGCTACCAAACGAATCGAAGTTAGCGGTGTTCTCAGTTCATGTGCTAAGTCAGAAAAAGAGCGATCGCGAATTTGATTCATATCCAGCAGCGGTTGGCGATTTTCGAGAAACACTCCCACCTGCCCTTGATCTAAAGGTAAGCTGGATGCTCGCAAAGCCAAAGACTTCATTATGGACATCGCCGCTGCATTTTCGCAAGAGGGGTGAAACACCCACTCCCTCACTTGCGGTTTTTGCAAATCACGAGTTTGCTCAATTAACTGATCGAGTTCATAAGACCGCACCAACTCCAGCAACAACCGCACTTGCCCTGGTTGCCACCGTTCGAGATATAATATACTCCGCGCTTGCTGATTGCACCACAGCAATTGATTTTCCTCATCTACCTGCAAATAACCCAGGGGAGCAAAATCTAATAATTCTTTGTAGGTGTCTAGCGATCGCTGCCAATTTTGTCGCTGCTGCTTCAGCATACCAATTTCTTGTCGCAAACGAGGCAGCAGCGGCAGCGCCACCTTGGCAGAGTGAGAATTTAAAGGCTTGATTGCTCGCCGCAGGTAGAGGTTTAATTGCATTTGTTGCCAAATCCAAAACCCAATCCCCACCGCTAAACCCAGACAAAATCCCAATAAAAACATTTAAGTTATTAGTTGCTTTGTGACAACTAAAAACTAACAACTATCCTCGCCAATTATCCAAATCGGTAGCCAAAACCTCTGACAGTCACAATATATTCAGGACGACTGGGGT is a genomic window of Fortiea contorta PCC 7126 containing:
- a CDS encoding sensor histidine kinase encodes the protein MFLLGFCLGLAVGIGFWIWQQMQLNLYLRRAIKPLNSHSAKVALPLLPRLRQEIGMLKQQRQNWQRSLDTYKELLDFAPLGYLQVDEENQLLWCNQQARSILYLERWQPGQVRLLLELVRSYELDQLIEQTRDLQKPQVREWVFHPSCENAAAMSIMKSLALRASSLPLDQGQVGVFLENRQPLLDMNQIRDRSFSDLAHELRTPLTSIRLVAETLQNRLEPPLNRWVNRLMQEVDRLINLVQSWLELTQMEINPTMQLHPEAVEVRSLVASVWETLEPLAQRLHLTLTYSGAENLWMKADRSRIYQVFLNLLDNSIKYSPPGATVRVEAKILSAENNRQSKIGLQYLEINIIDSGVGFAEVDLPHVFERFYRGDKARYRSPVEENSSTTAVVGSGLGLAIVRQIVLAHGGTIKAMNHPQTGGAWIQLQIPEIVTNSSSQDYS